One window of Papaver somniferum cultivar HN1 chromosome 9, ASM357369v1, whole genome shotgun sequence genomic DNA carries:
- the LOC113313326 gene encoding putative RING-type E3 ubiquitin transferase C3H69, with product MSKRVLCKFFAHGACLKGDHCEFSHDWKDQTNNICTFYQKGACAYGSKCRYEHVKASRPHTSLSSASTNSHHHIPSSSVPVTCHPSRVPLSSEPSPVLSIHTELSDLSRPFFLPATSPWSQESGENYLLENENGGESTAVDPAEIPICSFAAAGKCPRGERCPHIHGDLCPTCERYCLHPYRPDEREEHTMACGRKQKHLAALKHSQEIECSVCLDRVLSKPSAAERKFGLLSECDHPFCISCIRNWRNNSPTSGMDVNSALRACPICRKLSYFVIPSVIWYANQEEKQDIVSSYKAKLSSIDCRHFDFGNATCPFGTSCFYKHAYRDGRLEEVALRHLGAEDGDTVIAKDIRLSDFLRNLQLR from the exons ATGTCAAAGAG GGTTCTTTGCAAGTTCTTTGCCCATGGGGCATGCCTAAAAGGAGATCACTGTGAGTTCTCACATGATTGGAAGGACCAAACGAATAAC ATATGTACCTTTTATCAGAAAGGAGCCTGTGCTTACGGTAGTAAGTGCAGATATGAACATGTCAAAGCATCTCGTCCACATACTTCTCTTTCATCAGCTTCAACAAACTCTCATCATCATATCCCGTCTAGTTCTGTTCCAGTTACATGCCATCCTTCTAGAGTACCCTTAAGTTCTGAACCATCTCCTGTCCTGAGTATTCACACAGAGCTTTCGGATCTGAGTAGGCCTTTCTTCCTCCCTGCTACCTCACCATGGTCTCAAGAATCCGGTGAAAATTACTTATTGGAGAATGAAAATGGTGGGGAATCTACCGCTGTTGACCCAGCTGAGATTCCTATTTGCTCATTCGCTGCTGCTGGGAAATGTCCTCGTGGAGAAAGATGCCCACATATCCATGGCGATCTGTGTCCCACCTGTGAAAGATATTGCTTGCATCCATATAGACCTGATGAAAGGGAGGAGCATACTATGGCTTGCGGGAGAAAGCAAAAACACCTTGCCGCACTTAAACACAGTCAAGAAATTGAGTGCAGTGTTTGCTTGGACCGTGTACTCTCGAAGCCATCAGCTGCCGAAAGGAAGTTCGGATTACTGTCAGAATGCGATCATCCATTTTGTATATCATGTATCAGGAACTGGCGTAACAATTCCCCAACATCAGGCATGGATGTGAATAGTGCTCTTAGGGCCTGTCCAATATGTCGGAAGCTCTCGTATTTTGTCATTCCCAGCGTGATTTGGTACGCCAACCAGGAAGAAAAGCAGGACATCGTATCCAGCTATAAAGCAAAACTCAG TTCTATAGACTGTCGGCACTTCGATTTTGGAAATGCAACATGCCCCTTTGGGACTAGCTGTTTCTACAAG CATGCTTACCGTGATGGCAGGCTAGAAGAAGTGGCTTTGCGGCACCTCGGGGCTGAAGATGGAGACACAGTGATAGCTAAAGATATTAG GCTGTCTGATTTCCTTCGGAATTTGCAACTAAGGTGA
- the LOC113313489 gene encoding uncharacterized protein LOC113313489 → MFGRVRAAASNSLDSLELERPFPSKIIKDDSLSIYEITLQKLRLGSRRALIPSASTDTLNASATEAMRIDIPPASSADTLNASATEAMRIDIPPASSADTLNASSTESMKIDAPPPSTSTPSSSGIGESIHICEKQMVDTSCTSLSESKCKKGLRTHHDFGVVSGNLEFQPVGQKV, encoded by the exons atgtttGGAAGAGTGAGAGCCGCTGCTTCTAATTCACTGGACAGTTTGGAATTAGAGAGACCATTTCCTTCAAAGATTATCAAAGATGATTCTCTCTCTATCTACG AGATCACTCTTCAAAAGCTTAGACTTGGTTCTCGAAGAGCTTTGATCCCATCAGCCTCTACAGACACTTTAAATGCATCTGCCACAGAAGCCATGAGGATAGACATTCCTCCTGCATCCTCGGCAGACACTTTAAACGCATCTGCCACAGAAGCCATGAGGATAGACATTCCTCCTGCATCCTCGGCAGACACTTTAAACGCATCTTCCACAGAATCTATGAAGATAGACGCTCCTCCTCCTTCAACAAGTACTCCTTCCAGTTCTGGTATTGGCGAATCCATCCACATCTGCGAAAAACAAATGGTGGATACTTCATGTACTTCTCTTTCAGAATCCAAATGTAAAAAAGGCCTTCGGACTCATCATGACTTTGGTGTAGTGAGTGGTAACCTTGAGTTTCAACCAGTTGGACAGAAGGTATGA